A region of Anopheles merus strain MAF chromosome 2R, AmerM5.1, whole genome shotgun sequence DNA encodes the following proteins:
- the LOC121589861 gene encoding protein SEC13 homolog, translated as MVSVLNTIDTGHEDMIHCADVDYYGLRLATCSSDNSVKIFDIKNGAQTLAADLKGHGGPVWQVAWGHPRYGNVLASCSYDRKVIVWKEAGPGDWTKWYEYSNHDSSVNSVAWAPAEYGLVLACGSSDGSISILTANVEAGTWDCKKIPNAHTIGCNTVSWCPATVPEPAFDQRPSKTNLAVKRLVSGGCDNAIKIWKEDGDRWEEEKRLELHSDWVRDVAWAPSVGMPRHQIASCSQDRRVVIWTSDDLVNWQPAVLHNFDDVVWNVSWSLTGNILGVSGGDNKVSLWKETAEGQWICISEDTNSASTGAAAQNNFIPEQRTL; from the coding sequence ATGGTATCCGTGCTCAACACGATCGATACCGGCCACGAGGACATGATTCACTGTGCCGATGTCGACTACTACGGACTCCGGTTGGCCACCTGCTCGTCGGACAATTCGGTCAAAATTTTCGACATCAAGAACGGTGCCCAGACGCTGGCGGCCGACCTGAAGGGTCACGGCGGTCCGGTGTGGCAGGTGGCCTGGGGCCACCCGCGGTACGGTAACGTGCTGGCCTCCTGCTCGTACGACCGCAAGGTGATCGTGTGGAAGGAGGCCGGCCCGGGCGACTGGACCAAGTGGTACGAGTACAGCAACCACGATTCGTCGGTAAATTCAGTCGCCTGGGCACCGGCCGAGTATGGGCTGGTGTTGGCGTGCGGCAGCTCCGACGGTTCGATCTCTATCCTGACCGCCAACGTGGAGGCCGGCACGTGGGACTGCAAGAAAATCCCGAACGCGCACACGATCGGCTGCAACACGGTCAGCTGGTGCCCGGCGACCGTCCCCGAGCCGGCGTTCGATCAGCGCCCGAGCAAGACGAACCTCGCGGTGAAGCGGCTGGTGTCGGGCGGGTGCGACAACGCGATCAAGATCTGGAAGGAGGACGGCGATCGCTGGGAGGAGGAGAAGCGGCTCGAACTGCACTCGGACTGGGTGCGCGATGTGGCGTGGGCACCGAGCGTCGGTATGCCGCGGCACCAGATCGCCAGCTGCTCGCAGGACCGGCGGGTCGTGATCTGGACGAGCGACGATCTGGTGAACTGGCAGCCGGCCGTCCTGCACAACTTCGACGACGTCGTGTGGAACGTGAGCTGGTCGCTGACGGGCAACATTTTGGGCGTGTCCGGCGGCGACAACAAGGTGAGCCTGTGGAAGGAAACGGCCGAGGGCCAGTGGATCTGCATCAGCGAGGACACGAACAGTGCGTCCACCGGGGCGGCGGCTCAGAACAACTTCATCCCGGAACAGCGAACACTGTAG